In Malassezia japonica chromosome 2, complete sequence, one DNA window encodes the following:
- the SMT3 gene encoding SUMO protein smt3 (COG:O; EggNog:ENOG503P5B7), which produces MADEQPVPKPEAAEQLNIKVKDADGNEVFFKVKRTTKLSKLKRAYAERMGKPENSVRFIFDGQRIGDEDTADSLDMNDQDEIDAMIEQLGGW; this is translated from the exons ATGGCGGACGAGCAGCCTGTCCCCAAGCCCGAAGCGGCTGAGCAGCTGAACATCAAGGTGAAGGACGCCGACGGCAACGAGGTATTCTTCAAGGTCAAGCGGACTACCAAGCTCTCGAAGCTGAAGCGCGCGTACGCCGAGCGTATGGGCAAGCCCGAGAACAGCGTGCGCTTCATCTTTGATGGCCAGCGCATCGGTGACGAAGACACGGCGGACTCG CTCGACATGAACGACCAGGATGAAATTGATGCAATgatcgagcagctcggcggtTGGTAG
- the ESF2_2 gene encoding RNA-binding ATPase activator esf2 (COG:D; COG:K; EggNog:ENOG503NZ3E): MPRPNPAPVRDARFDMSKWAESDKGKAAKRVRVGEKKEGRKGEGRRAVPVEEEEEEEKEEDDREDEEEDEEDGGEEDEDEDEDDEDKDEQGEDEQDEGQEVEDDDDSANANDDDANDRQRTLDEIESNTHQPVLTAESLESYAKKQQKRGIVYVSRIPPGMTPAKVRHIFSQFGEVGRIYLQPKDKEKEKKRKRGTTHFSEGWIEYLSKRVARTAAEMMNAQPIGSLAGSAHSSRKSQTGSRVANRWKDDVWTMKYLKGFRWPMLIEQMSHERAAHAARLRMELAQSAHEQRDYLRKVERSRIQREKEERRVQRGLPQEPAQDTFTFQQRAPVYHDVRDQRARQRAPKQADPAMDQVLDQIL; encoded by the exons ATGCCACGCCCTAATCCAGCGCCtgtgcgcgatgcgcgcttCGACATGTCGAAGTGGGCAGAGAGCGACAAAGGGAAGGCTGCGAAGCGTGTGCGCGTAGGAGAAAAGAAGGAGGGGAGGAAAGGCGAGGGCCGGCGTGCTGTGCCGGtagaggaagaggaggaggaagagaAAGAAGAGGACGACAGAGAGGATGAGGAAGAGGATGAGGAAGACGGGGGagaggaagacgaggacgaggacgaggacgatgaGGATAAGGACGAGCAAGGTGAGGACGAGCAAGACGAGGGTCAAGAGGTCGAGGATGACGACGACAGCGCAAACGCcaacgacgacgacgccaACGACCGCCAACGCACActcgacgagatcgagtCCAACACCCATCAGCCCGTCCTTACTGCCGAATCGCTCGAGTCTTATGCCAAAAAGCAGCAAAAGCGAGGCATTGTCTATGTGAGTCGCATCCCCCCGGGCATGACGCCTGCCAAGGTGCGCCATATCTTTTCGCAGTTTGGCGAGGTAGGCCGCATCTATCTCCAACCCAAAGACAAGGAGAAAgaaaagaagcgcaagcgcggcacgacgcACTTTTCCGAGGGCTGGATCGAGTACCTTTCGaaacgcgtcgcgcgcactgCCGCCGAGATGATGAATGCGCAGCCGATCGGCTCGCTTGCCGGGAGCGCGCACTCCTCCCGCAAGTCGCAGACTGGTTCGCGCGTGGCGAACCGCTGGAAAGACGATGTATGGACGATGAAGTATCTGAAAGGCTTCCGGTGGCCGATGCTCATCGAGCAAATGT CGCAtgagcgtgccgcccacgccgcacggctgcgtatggagctcgcgcagtctgcccacgagcagcgcgactATCTACGCAAGGTCGAACGTTCGCGTATCCAGCGCGAGAAAGAGGAGCGCCGTGTGCAGCGTGGCCTCCCCCAGGAGCCCGCGCAGGACACGTTCACGttccagcagcgcgcgccagtCTACCACGATGTGCGCGaccagcgtgcgcggcagcgcgccccCAAGCAGGCCGACCCTGCGATGGACCAAGTGCTGGATCAAATTTTGTAG
- the DPH3 gene encoding Diphthamide biosynthesis protein 3 (EggNog:ENOG503P6N3; COG:S), whose product MGLSYYDEIELEDMEFDEAKQVFHYPCPCGDRFEITPAQLRDEEDIARCPSCTLIIRIIYDPLDLE is encoded by the exons ATGGGCTTGTCCTACTATGATGAAATTGAGCTAGAGGACATGGAGTTTGACGAGGCGAAGCAGGTCTTCCACTACCCCTGCCCCTGTGGCGACCGCTTCGAAATCACTCCAGCTCAgctccgcgacgaggaagaTATCGCGCGGTGTCCAAGCTGCACCCTCATCATCCGCATCATTTACGATCCT ctcgacctgGAATAG
- a CDS encoding uncharacterized protein (EggNog:ENOG503P0PJ; COG:S), which translates to MAWIAANQDTDFGGSPEVSQPSPQFDQDRPLPRLPKGASQDAIAQRAEGERDPTSRVMRVPADDAPQRAPAAAAASTAPSSTAPAQDRPVRVLEAPHIDPVTLYGYTGVAWEHPMDVEEALPVVARILAQIRVHGYDAPLLLSSMAVDLSAAGSTKLVRALLATYGAADEADPTAAQAFAEELQFASVYNLVALLKWVLARIGCVVAERPAPEDAVHATPLTDLVLLQEHGFVPWSAYAAWRERERRENYQPQAYAQLTQALEAPVARLLELLLDFFATVATHSRHNGMTPSKIARIFGALFFGLPEDAPFHETYAQFVRASNATEHILLAFMRFHASMARSPELLPRRLLKHIRDYPRLLASNVESSSAFVRTIPVTPVTRQVREYARDLVHDTVQWPSPALLSALDGGVSDAPIDLAERTRKLLNVGATRRVRRPRQAPREEAFSTFATQRWSEFTYDGFDELDTSRLSFDLREQDRRSRMERVQSMHWYQFEEQGFEPSNADETRWDWVMRFDEELHDEAKRAPHVVEMQAQKLPRNDSHVFGGESLAFPYSTESQAGAPMAVDEMFPEVWADYLIGNGWSNRDEGVHRRANFAVVQICRTPGVHADDSLANMSLPMPSAADDTANSIPGEHTSPGAWFVVEEFVPDAYRAELDTRGRTYRHSLPMLRKLNQFRMVRAGLAPSSTVAVVHRAPQGAHATQDTPRAQAYVPEPRTQAYVPEPRTQAYAPEPRTQAYAQEQRTTQAVAPEERTTQASHEPGTHPSHEPPGGVAPGTSGEQTRAAAVPVQPQVVLTPAPPADAANDAYETYEAYEQASRPETAHDAYDAYEQASRPETAHGTHGAEESTSHPVIGLWQAEPEPSRVEKEQPERAVEPVPAAALERAAAPVPKPAATTAVRIAEPEPEPEQAPNSTDPSRLKEHLPEAHAPSKPHRTRAGLASLIPRRHDEHDEAAPRAKDSKRSLRTMFTAPFVPPRPASPEGRSPKPWSPLLQSLPHTTFGKAPRTSTQQSRNTSQGDHAEGRTGIVQPRPEPAAVSPVMPQGVETARPSPAQPAQATQSTQATQPASPQEPTSPRAGAGLLGNLRNRGSNWILKGKQSVRGLRSPRSPHSPPAAFDENFGRPTQPNPTHVTPVHGVDPRTGLGGLGGAAVGAVGAAGAGAAATAGAAGTGVAHGADKAREGLTGGNKAAGTSPSLEAWERTPTLPESGRPASRGSPQAFTPKSPALSARRASGAASPAGSTYSKVNRVPPPKLPPQAETSLASEAPLDTTHDTSVRASSPPALPSGPTGGSPIFLGPWAGGEDVSASLASITAYSPALSHISPDPESRRATVYMDTHMSPSSVASSQFSGPVSNFARPTSARASPWRNSAPLPETSPIVAPSSTQGQTRTSPAVPSTVFAQESPALVSKMQPGDSPALHAKALPSESPAIPGAMPQTVLPETATPAAKSPASVSSAQAQTVLPPATVPETPAPSAKPPSIRSAAEPVAAPDAPASKAESAEPRMPALPKGLAPLGFMGPPVGSTPSYITSTGRPSSVSSQTGASPVVSRSAGTSPAVGTSPAVGTSPFSTSTAMGTPVSATPAVGAPAVGASPAVGASPAVGASPAVGASPAVGASPAVGTSPAVGTSAVGTSPAVGASPANGQAPFTSFNTPVAPAGSATSSPPTNEPTYPTPSFPRRSPRKESQATFKIPTSTSRDGPAPALAGFTDATGASGTWTMPWAQPIRATPPNSGRWPEADIPAMIPEESMELPSSSSHPPEEPIPARAADDAADVSNVSMYVEAATTSFEAPAPAYESILDDSPVPAPAPSLGPAHWRRSRILEDIDLRDLPSGRPSTVPSAEPATKDEPTVPKTALAGSTPHANLDQYTPKDASTAPSVPKSTDEPTDSVLADRYAPKASDAEPADRYMPKESDFDPATRYAPQATADAVPAPKIEPPFVPADHFAPKDDSAVFVPADRYAPSAAPSAPTAETKPWQTAALREPSSVQQSELPQEDDDEMDPDEEAFFRAGLALETMPYNNESADVSYAPTSGYVSVPDTSASIDDVSRASALALDASSPPLVQAPFPGSNMPLAGFTPSASMANLPVSSSVSRMRTQPSMAWLSSQGSETLLAPRAKDEEPDVPRSSSRVFASRTEEDGAPSLGPAREPSIKTISSRSSQHIVSRSSSNGSEQRTSWEPLSVRTRPSVATSPAEALAEQAEPAQDKSAPTSANPFTSPTHTKARSPLTAANPWATSTTALAGFTPSASMSKMAEKSTTSASEAPATASQVPAAESKDEVRSQPVGAVHEPSKPSKPVATSTPVRNAAQDDEWDDDELPPPRPRAMPKSSSVVRIVNKDASESPATSFVSGAEDVSTSKSAPSKRTSQQSVPSASVEEVEDEESHLPDLPGEFPSK; encoded by the coding sequence ATGGCATGGATTGCTGCAAACCAAGACACAGACTTTGGGGGCTCTCCCGAGGTGTCACAGCCCAGCCCCCAGTTCGACCAGGACCGCCCGCTGCCGCGTCTGCCCAAGGGCGCCTCGCAGGACGCgattgcgcagcgcgcagaAGGCGAGCGTGATCCTACGTCGCGTGTCATGCGTGTGCCtgcggacgacgcgccgcagcgcgctccggcagccgccgcggcgagcaccgcccCCTCGAGcactgcgccggcgcaggaccGTCCagtgcgcgtgctcgaggcgccgcacaTTGACCCCGTGACGCTGTATGGATACACGGGCGTTGCGTGGGAGCACCCTATGGATGtcgaagaggcgctgccggTCGTCGCCCGCATCCTCGCGCAGATCCGCGTGCACGGCtacgatgcgccgctcttGCTGAGCTCGATGGCCGTCGATCTGTCGGCCGCGGGCAGCACGAAGctggtgcgtgcgctgctggcgacctacggcgcggccgacgaggcggacccgacggcggcgcaggcgttTGCAGAGGAGCTGCAGTTTGCGAGTGTGTACAATCTCGTGGCGCTCCTCAAGTGGGTCCTCGCGCGGATCGGGTGCGTCGTCGCGGagcggcctgcgccagaGGATGCAGTGCACGCCACGCCCCTCACCGATCTTGTTCTGCTGCAGGAGCACGGCTTTGTGCCGTGGTCGGCGTacgccgcctggcgcgagcgtgagcgCCGTGAAAACTACCAGCCCCAGGCCTATGCGCAGCTGAcacaggcgctcgaggcgccggtcgcgcgcctcctggagctcctgctcgactTTTTCGCGACAGTCGCGACGCACAGCCGCCACAACGGCATGACTCCGTCCAAGATTGCGCGCATTTtcggcgcgctcttttTTGGCTTGCCGGAGGACGCGCCGTTCCACGAGACCTATGCGCAGTTTGTGCGCGCGAGCAATGCGACCGAGCACATCCTGCTTGCGTTTATGCGCTTCCACGCGTCgatggcgcgctcgccggagCTGTTGCCCCGCCGCCTGCTGAAGCACATCCGCGACTACCCCCGCCTGCTCGCGAGCAACGTcgagtcgagcagcgcatttGTGCGCACGATCCCCGTGACGCCCGTCACGCGCCAGGTGCGCGAGTACGCGCGCGATCTCGTGCACGACACGGTGCAGTGGCCGAGCCCTGCACTGCTCtctgcgctcgacggcggcgtgagcgacgcgccgatcgacctcgcggagcgcacgcgcaagctgctcaacgtcggcgcgacgcgccgcgtgcgccggccccgccaggcgccgcgcgaggaggcCTTTTCGACGTttgcgacgcagcgctgGAGCGAGTTTACCTACGACGGCtttgacgagctcgacacgtCGCGCCTCTCGTTtgacctgcgcgagcaggaccgccgctcgcgcatggagcgcgtgcagagCATGCACTGGTACCAGTTCGAGGAGCAGGGCTTCGAGCCGTCGAATGCGGACGAGACGCGCTGGGACTGGGTCATGCGcttcgacgaggagctgcacgacgaggcgaagcgcgcgccgcacgtcgtcgagaTGCAGGCGCAGAAACTCCCGAGGAACGATTCGCACGTCTTTGgcggcgagtcgctcgcATTCCCGTACAGCACCGAGTCGCAGGCGGGCGCACCGATGGCCGTCGACGAAATGTTCCCCGAGGTCTGGGCAGATTACCTGATTGGGAACGGATGGAGCAaccgcgacgagggcgtgcaccggcgcgcAAACTTTGCCGTGGTGCAGATCTGCCGCACTCCGGGCGTGCACGCGGACGACTCGCTGGCAAACATGTCGCTCCCGATGCCGTCGGCCGCTGACGACACGGCGAACTCGATCCCGGGCGAGCACACCTCGCCAGGCGCTTGGTTCGTCGTCGAGGAATTCGTCCCGGACGCgtaccgcgccgagctcgacacgcgGGGGCGCACGTACCGCCACTCGCTGccgatgctgcgcaagctcaaCCAGTTCCGCATGGTGCGCGCAGGACTTGCGCCCTCGTCCACGGTCGCGGTCGtgcaccgtgcgccgcaggggGCGCACGCCACGCAGGACACGCCGCGGGCACAGGCATACGTCCCCGAGCCCCGTACGCAGGCATATGTCCCCGAGCCCCGCACGCAGGCATACGCCCCCGAGCCCCGCACGCAGGCCTATGCgcaggagcagcgcaccaCGCAGGCCGTAGCgcccgaggagcgcacCACGCAAGCTTCGCACGAGCCTGGCACACACCCCTCGCACGAGCCTccgggcggcgtcgcgccgggcaCTTCCGGCGAGCAGACccgtgcggccgccgtgccggtGCAGCCGCAGGTCGTGCTCACGCCCGCACCGCCTGCCGATGCGGCGAACGACGCGTACGAGACGTACGAGGCGTACGAACAGGCGAGCCGCCCCGAgacggcgcacgacgcgtaCGACGCGTACGAGCAGGCGAGCCGCCCCGAAacggcgcacggcacgcacggcgcagAGGAGTCTACAAGCCACCCCGTCATTGGCCTGTGGCaggccgagcccgagccgagcCGCGTCGAAAAGGAGCagcccgagcgcgcggtggAGCCCGTgcccgcggcggcgctcgagcgcgcggcggcgcccgtgCCCAAGCCCGCGGCGACTacggccgtgcgcatcgcggagcccgagcccgagcccgagcaAGCGCCCAACTCGACGGACCCCAGCCGCCTGAAGGAGCACctgcccgaggcgcacgcgccgtcgaAGCCGCACcgtacgcgcgccggcctcgcgAGCCTGATCCCGCGCAggcacgacgagcacgacgaggcggcgcccCGTGCAAAGGACAGCaagcgctcgctgcgcaccatGTTCACCGCGCCGTTTGTGCCGCCACggcccgcgtcgcccgaaGGGCGCTCGCCGAAGCCGTGGAGCCCGCTGCTTCAGTCGCTTCCCCACACGACGTTTGgcaaggcgccgcgcacgagcacgcAGCAGAGCCGCAACACTTCGCAAGGGGACCATGCCGAAGGGCGCACGGGCATCGTGCAGCCGCGCCCCGAGCCGGCCGCAGTCTCGCCCGTGATGCCCCAGGGGGTCGAGACGGCACGCCcgtcgcccgcgcagcCGGCACAGGCCACGCAGTCGACGCAGGCCACGCAGCCGGCCTCGCCGCAGGAGCCGACGTCAccgcgcgcgggcgccggccTGCTGGGCAACCTGCGCAACCGCGGCTCGAACTGGATCCTCAAAGGCAAGCAGAGCGTGCGTggcctgcgctcgccccGCTCGCCCcactcgccgccggcggccttTGACGAAAACTTTGGCCGCCCGACGCAGCCGAACCCGACGCACGTCACGCCGGTGCACGGCGTGGATCCGCGCACCGGCCTCggtggcctcggcggcgcggccgtcggcgcggtcggcgctgcgggcgctggcgccgcggccacggccgGTGCGGCTGGCACGGGCGtagcgcacggcgccgacaAGGCCCGCGAGGGTCTGACCGGCGGCAACAAGGCCGCCGGCACCTCGCCGTCCCTCGAGGCGTgggagcgcacgccgacgctgccCGAGTCGGGCCGCccggcctcgcgcggctcgccgcagGCCTTCACGCCCAAGTCGCCGGCCCTttccgcacgccgcgcgtcgggcgccgcaAGCCCAGCCGGCTCGACATACTCCAAGGTCAaccgcgtgccgccgcccaagctgccgccgcaggccgagacgtcgctcgcgagcgaggcgccgctcgacacgACGCACGACAcgtccgtgcgcgcctcgagtcCTCCCGCGCTGCCGTCCGGCCCGACCGGCGGCTCGCCCATCTTCCTCGGCCCGTGGGCGGGTGGTGAGGACGTCTCGGCGAGTCTTGCCTCGATCACAGCGTACTCGCCGGCGCTCTCGCACATCTCGCCGGACCCCgagtcgcgccgcgcgacggtgTACATGGACACACACATGAGCCCGTCGTCGGTCGCCTCGAGCCAATTCTCGGGGCCCGTGTCCAACTTTGCGCGCCccacgagcgcgcgcgcctcgccatGGCGCaacagcgcgccgctgccagAGACTTCGCCGATCGTTGCGCCCAGCTCGACGCAGGGCCAGACGAGGAcgtcgccggcggtgccgagcacggtctttgcgcaggagtcgcccgcgctcgTTTCCAAGATGCAGCCGGGCGACTCGCCGGCCCTgcacgccaaggcgctcccGAGCGAGTCGCCGGCGATCCCGGGCGCAATGCCGCAGACGGTCCTGCCAGAGACCGCAACACCGGCGGCCAAGTCGCCGGCTTcggtgtcgagcgcgcagGCACAGACGGTCCTTCCGCCGGCAACCGTGCccgagacgccggcgccgagcgccaagccgccgtcgatccgctcggcggccgagccggtcgctgcgccggacgcgccggcAAGCAAGGCCGAGtccgccgagccgcgcatGCCCGCGCTGCCCAagggcctcgcgccgcttggGTTCATGGGCCCGCCGGTgggctcgacgccgagttACATTACGAGCACGGGCCGCCCCAGCTCGGTCAGCTCGCAGACTGGTGCGTCGCCGGTCGTCAGCCGCTCGGCTGGCACGTCGCCTGCCGTGGGTACGTCGCCTGCCGtgggtacgtcgccttTTAGTACGTCGACGGCGATGGGCACCCCCGTGTCTGCTACGCCCGCTGTCGGTGCGCCTGCTGTTGGCGCTTCTCCTGCCGTTGGCGCTTCTCCTGCTGTTGGCGCTTCTCCTGCTGTTGGCGCTTCTCCTGCTGTTGGCGCTTCTCCTGCCGTTGGCACCTCGCCTGCCGTTGGCACTTCTGCCGTCGGCACATCTCCTGCCGTCGGAGCTTCCCCTGCCAACGGCCAGGCGCCTTTCACTTCCTTTAATACACCGGTGGCACCCGCTGGCAGTGCTACTTCGTCGCCACCGACGAACGAGCCTACCTACCCCACGCCGAGCTTCCCCCGCCGCTCGCCCCGCAAAGAGTCGCAGGCGACGTTCAAGATCCccacgtcgacgtcgcgcgacggtCCTGCGCCCGCCCTCGCCGGTTTCACGGATGCGACCGGCGCGTCAGGTACGTGGACCATGCCGTGGGCGCAGCCGATCCGCGCCACCCCTCCGAACTCGGGACGTTGGCCAGAGGCGGATATTCCGGCCATGATCCCCGAAGAGTCGATGGAGCtgccgtcgtcgtcttcgCACCCCCCTGAAGAGCCCATtccggcgcgtgccgcggacgatgcggcggACGTGTCGAACGTGTCGATGTATGTGGAAgccgcgacgacgtcgttcgaggcgcctgcgcccgccTATGAGTCGATCCTCGACGACAGCCCggtgccggcgcctgcgcctaGTCTCGGGCCTGCGCActggcgccgcagcaggaTCCTCGAAGACAtcgacctgcgcgactTGCCCAGCGGCCGTCCGTCGACCGTgcccagcgccgagccggccACCAAGGACGAGCCTACCGTCCCTAAaacggcgctcgccggcagcacgccgcacgccaATCTCGACCAATACACGCCCAAGGACGCGAGTACGGccccgagcgtgccgaagTCCACCGACGAGCCCACCGACTCTGTACTGGCCGATCGCTACGCTCCCAAGGCGTCGGACGCTGAGCCTGCGGATCGCTACATGCCGAAGGAGTCCGACTTTGACCCCGCTACGCGCTACGCACCCCAAGCGACGGCCGACGCTGTGCCTGCACCCAAGATCGAGCCTCCTTTCGTGCCTGCCGATCACTTCGCGCCCAAGGACGACTCGGCCGTCTTTGTGCCCGCCGACCGGTACGCCCCGtccgctgcgccgtcggcccCGACGGCCGAGACAAAGCCCTGGCAgacggccgcgctgcgtgagccgTCGTCGGTCCAGCAGTCGGAGTTGCCTCAGGAGGACGATGACGAGATGGaccccgacgaggaggccttcttccgcgccggccttgcgctcgagacgatGCCGTACAACAACGAGAGCGCCGACGTGAGCtacgcgccgacgtcgggcTACGTCTCGGTGCCGGacacctcggcgagcattGACGACGTGTCGCGTGCGAGTGCactggcgctcgacgcgagctcgccgccgctcgtccAGGCGCCGTTCCCCGGGTCCAACatgccgctcgccggctTTACGCCGTCCGCGTCGATGGCCAACTTGCCGGTCTCGTCGTCCGTCAGCCgcatgcgcacgcagccCAGCATGGCGTGGCTCTCGTCGCAAGGCTCCGAGACGTtgcttgcgccgcgtgccaaggacgaggagcccgACGTGCcccgctcgtcgagccgcgtgtttgcgtcgcgcaccgaaGAGGACGGTGCCCCCAGCCTCGGCCCTGCGCGAGAGCCAAGCATCAAGACGatctcctcgcgctcgtcgcagcACATTGTCTCGCGTTCGTCGAGCAATGGCtccgagcagcgcacgtcGTGGGAGCCCCTCAGCGTGCGTACGCGCCccagcgtcgcgacgagccccgccgaggcgctggccgagcaggcggagCCGGCACAGGAcaagagcgcgccgacgtcggctaACCCCTTTACGTCTCCGACGCATACCAAGGCGCGTTCGCCGCTGACGGCTGCGAACCCCtgggcgacgtcgacgacggcgctcgcgggctttacgccgagcgcgagcatgTCCAAGATGGCGGAAAAGTctacgacgagcgcctccgaggcgccggctACGGCAAGCCAGGTGCCGGCGGCCGAAAGcaaggacgaggtgcgTTCGCAGcccgtcggcgcggtgcatgAGCCGAGCAAACCGAGCAAGCCGGTGGCGACCTCAACGCCTGTGCGCAAtgccgcgcaggacgacgagtgggacgacgacgagctgccgccgccgcgtccgcgcgCGATGCCCAAGTCGAGCAGTGTCGTGCGTATTGTGAACAAGGACGCGAGTGAGTCGCCCGCGACCTCGTTCGTGTCGGGCGCGGAGGACGTGTCGACGAGTAAATCGGCGCCCTCGAAGCGCACGTCGCAGCAGAGTGTGCCCAGCGCGTCCGTCGAGGAGgtggaggacgaggagagCCACCTGCCGGACCTGCCGGGCGAATTCCCCAGTAAATAG
- the cms1 gene encoding Protein cms1 (COG:S; BUSCO:EOG09264KTU; EggNog:ENOG503P1I7) — translation MADELDDGLLLDDNLVAYSGDEAGSDAEGDVKKEAAAPPKSDATEAKKRKRKAARQKKAAAYRDEVQAGQSVAQQPSDRQADFLVAQQRKTYPKLSALEMQEMQVPATSLAETYAFTKERTLDHLAEFLREYALRTPDDLQSAKPWMTEKGAPYILVVSGNAQRAADIARPLRTLLPSDDARPAKRRKGASDDKGGAGVAKLFARHFKVDEQVAHLAEHPAPLAVGTPHRIQQLLERSALRTEHLAAVVVDHSWTDAKMRTIFDTPETHDALVALLSEGALRDAFRRKEPCKLVLY, via the exons ATGGCGGACGAGCTGGACGACGGACTGCTGCTGGACGACAACCTCGTCGCCTActcgggcgacgaggcgggcTCGGATGCAGAAGGAGACGTAAAAAAAGAAGCCGCTGCTCCCCCGAAGAGCGATGCGACCGAGGCGAAaaagcgcaagcgcaaggcggcgcggcaaaAG AAAGCCGCCGCGTACCGTGACGAAGTGCAGGCCGGACAGTCGGTGGCACAGCAGCCGTCAGACCGCCAGGCCGATTTCCtcgttgcgcagcagcgcaagacCTACCCCAAGCTgagcgcgctcgagatgcAAGAGATGCAGGTGCCGgccacgtcgctcgccgagaccTATGCCTTTACGAAAGAGCGCACCCTCGACCACCTTGCCGAGTTTCTGCGTGAAT atgcgctgcgcacacCCGATGATCTGCAGAGTGCCAAGCCATGGATGACGGAGAAAGGCGCGCCCTATATTCTGGTCGTCTCGGGCAACGCacagcgcgcggccgacattgcgcggccgctgcgcacgctcctcccCTCTGATGATGCACGCCCCGCCAAGCGCCGGAagggcgcgagcgacgacaaaggcggcgcgggcgtcgccaagctctttgcgcgccATTtcaaggtcgacgagcaggtcgcgcaccttgccgagcaccctgcgccgcttgcCGTCGGCACACCGCACCGCATCCAGCAGCTGctggagcgcagcgcgctgcgcactgAGCATCTCGCCGCGGTTGTCGTCGACCACTCGTGGACCGATGCCAAGATGCGCACCATCTTTGACACGCCCGagacgcacgacgcgcttgtCGCGCTCCTGAGCGAAggcgcgctccgcgacgCGTTCCGGCGCAAGGAGCCGTGCAAGCTCGTGCTGTACTAA
- a CDS encoding uncharacterized protein (COG:K; EggNog:ENOG503P5D9), translated as MVKRSVTSKFPIARIKRIMQADEDVGKVAQATPVVISKALELFMQDIVACSVEHTRKSGGKRVAPYHLKRATETNETFDFLKDIVEKVPDPLESGGARGGKRRKVTKAEPVASESTEAPEASEASEPAAKTEENAPAPEAAQPADDAKAPVKAEPAETAEDEE; from the exons ATGGTCAAGCGGAGTGTGACGAGCAAGTTCCCGATCGCGCGCATCAAGCGCATCAtgcaggccgacgaggacgtcggcaaggtcgcgcaggcgactCCGGTCGTGATTT CCAAAGCGCTCGAGTTGTTTATGCAGGATATTGTCGCGTGCTCGGTCGAGCACACGCGCAAGAGCGGCGGCAAACGCGTCGCACCGTACCACTT GAAACGCGCGACAGAGACCAACGAGACCTTTGACTTCCTCAAGGATATTGTCGAAAAGGTCCCGGATCCCCTCGAgtcaggcggcgcacgcggcggaaagcgccgcaaggtcACCAAGGCAGAGCCGGTCGCGTCAGAGTCTACCGAGGCTCCCGAAGCATCCGAGGCATCCGAACCGGCCGCCAAGACCGAGGAGAACGCACCCGCGCCGGAGGCCGCACAGCCGGCCGACGATGCCAAGGCGCCAGTCAAGGCAGAGCCCGCAGAGACggccgaggacgaagagTAG